The following are encoded in a window of Maledivibacter sp. genomic DNA:
- the gatB gene encoding Asp-tRNA(Asn)/Glu-tRNA(Gln) amidotransferase subunit GatB — protein sequence MAFETIIGLEIHVELATKSKIFCSCSTEFGAKPNENTCPICIGLPGTLPVLNEEVVNLAIGAGNALNCDINMINKFDRKNYFYPDLPKAYQISQFDLPICENGFIDISVDGNRKRIKLTRIHLEEDAGKLVHLEDEPVTLIDYNRTGVPLIEIVTEPDLRSPEEAIAFLKSLKSILEYAEVSDCKMEQGSLRCDANISLREVGQEALNTKVEIKNMNSFKEILRALQKEQKRQIELYTYGEGHKIKQETRKWDSAKGRTVTMRSKEDSHDYRYFPEPDLAPVIIEDVVIEKIKSGLPELPAQKRERFSKEYKLGTKEINILIGKKELANYFEEVVSLGASPKEVSNWIVVELLRVLKEREKEEIPIRSQYLARLIEIIDKGKISRTAGKEVFKELVITDKDPDEIVEEKGLSQISGNNELEKIIIDTISKNPQAVDDFKNGKTKAVGFLMGQIMKATKGKANPSLAKEIIICKLKA from the coding sequence ATGGCGTTTGAAACGATCATAGGACTTGAAATACATGTTGAATTAGCTACAAAGTCAAAAATATTCTGTTCTTGTTCTACTGAATTTGGAGCAAAGCCCAATGAGAATACTTGTCCCATATGTATAGGGCTTCCAGGGACACTGCCTGTTTTAAATGAAGAAGTGGTGAACCTTGCCATAGGAGCTGGGAATGCATTGAATTGCGATATTAATATGATCAACAAATTTGATAGGAAGAATTATTTCTATCCTGACCTTCCTAAGGCCTATCAGATTTCACAATTTGATTTACCCATCTGCGAAAATGGATTTATAGATATCTCCGTAGATGGGAATAGAAAAAGAATAAAGCTTACGAGAATACATTTGGAAGAGGATGCAGGAAAGCTTGTCCATCTTGAAGATGAACCTGTTACTTTGATAGATTATAACAGAACAGGAGTGCCATTAATTGAAATAGTCACAGAGCCGGATTTAAGATCCCCAGAGGAAGCAATAGCATTTTTAAAATCCTTAAAGTCCATATTAGAGTATGCCGAGGTTTCTGATTGTAAAATGGAGCAAGGCTCATTAAGATGTGATGCAAATATATCACTGAGAGAGGTAGGTCAAGAAGCCCTCAATACAAAGGTTGAAATTAAAAATATGAACTCCTTCAAAGAAATTCTAAGGGCCCTTCAAAAGGAGCAAAAGAGGCAAATAGAACTATATACTTATGGAGAAGGACATAAGATAAAACAAGAGACTAGAAAATGGGACAGTGCTAAGGGAAGGACAGTTACCATGAGATCTAAGGAGGATTCCCATGATTATAGATACTTTCCTGAACCGGATTTAGCTCCTGTGATTATTGAGGATGTAGTAATCGAGAAAATAAAAAGCGGACTTCCAGAGCTTCCTGCACAAAAGAGGGAAAGATTTTCAAAGGAATATAAACTTGGGACTAAGGAAATAAATATACTTATTGGAAAAAAAGAGCTGGCCAATTATTTTGAAGAGGTTGTTTCCCTAGGGGCAAGTCCAAAGGAGGTCTCAAACTGGATTGTTGTAGAGCTTTTGAGGGTTTTGAAGGAAAGGGAAAAGGAAGAAATTCCCATAAGAAGTCAATACCTTGCACGGCTGATAGAAATAATTGATAAAGGCAAGATTAGTCGTACCGCTGGTAAGGAGGTTTTTAAGGAATTAGTTATTACAGATAAAGATCCCGATGAAATTGTTGAAGAAAAGGGATTAAGTCAGATCAGTGGAAACAATGAACTTGAAAAAATAATCATAGACACTATTTCTAAGAATCCTCAGGCCGTAGATGACTTTAAAAATGGTAAGACAAAGGCTGTAGGATTTTTAATGGGACAAATAATGAAGGCTACTAAGGGAAAAGCTAATCCTAGCTTGGCAAAGGAGATTATTATATGTAAGTTAAAAGCCTAA